A single window of Mycosarcoma maydis chromosome 1, whole genome shotgun sequence DNA harbors:
- a CDS encoding uncharacterized protein (related to pyruvate dehydrogenase complex protein X precursor, dihydrolipoamide acetyltransferase component), whose translation MSASRSLLLTASRLAAASSSSQTALATRALSTSSAQNAITKFAMPAMSPTMTSGGIAAWKLKEGQAFSAGDVLLEIETDKATMDVEAQEDGVLAKIIVQDGSKDVSVGKTIAMLAEEGDDISNVEVPKDDEATCTTSDERKSVPEPSTQTAASTGSASPSSPNASSSDTHLSFKGPLFPSVQRLIAENAIEDAETKIKGTGVRGMITKGDVLAFLGKAKSPTGSFKEAKGGIAILGPSQGTRKDGSASTTSTAPKTPSEPLTGDALRSLIIGGLASSSRSARQQTASAPAPADQAQAFSQQVVDSALEGYSFSSAPAPQLARSRATRKDGIRSDDPLWDLI comes from the coding sequence ATGTCGGCGTCACGCTCTCTGCTTCTGACCGCTTCAAGGCTTGCGGCTGCCAGCTCGAGTTCGCAGACCGCTCTGGCTACGCGAGCGCTatcgacgtcgtcggcaCAAAATGCGATCACCAAGTTCGCCATGCCGGCCATGTCACCCACCATGACCTCGGGtggcatcgctgcttgGAAGCTCAAGGAAGGCCAGGCATTCTCAGCGGGCGATGttctgctcgagatcgaaacCGACAAGGCTACGATGGATGTCGAGGCTCAAGAAGATGGTGTTCTGGCTAAAATCATTGTCCAGGATGGAAGCAAGGATGTGAGTGTCGGCAAGACAATCGCCATGCTCGCCGAGGAAGGCGATGACATTTCCAACGTCGAGGTGCCCAAGGATGACGAAGCGACTTGCACCACGTCAGACGAGCGCAAGTCGGTACCAGAGCCATCGACCCAGACAGCCGCCTCCACTGGCTCTGCATCCCCATCTTCACCAaacgcttccagctcggaCACACACCTCTCTTTCAAGGGACCGCTCTTCCCTTCGGTACAGCGACTCATCGCTGAAAACGCAATCGAGGacgccgagaccaagatcaaggGTACCGGCGTACGTGGAATGATCACCAAGGGTGATGTGCTCGCCTTCCTCGGCAAAGCCAAGTCACCCACCGGCTCTTTCAAGGAGGCCAAGGGAGGAATTGCTATTCTCGGTCCTTCGCAGGGTACTCGCAAGGATGGttccgcttccaccacgTCGACTGCTCCTAAGACGCCATCCGAGCCATTGACGGGCGACGCCCTTCGCTCACTCATCATTGGCGGTCTTGCTTCCTCTTCCCGCTCGGCACGACAGCAAACTGCatctgcacctgcaccagCAGACCAGGCTCAGGCATTCTCGCAACAGGTGGTCGACAGTGCTCTCGAGGGCTACAGCTTTTCATCGGCACCAGCACCCCAACTCGCACGCAGCCGAGCAACGCGCAAGGACGGTATTCGTTCCGATGACCCGCTCTGGGATTTGATCTGA
- a CDS encoding uncharacterized protein (related to Rpa34 - 34 kD subunit of DNA-directed RNA polymerase I) → MSKRSRSDSEASSSSSSTGGSSVEAQTASVSTAKHPASRNPSNIGYRPPRGFERVSFSTSSPFLEKKLSDSKQQQLWAVRIPAGVSPAQLDGVVIDLPHESCDVQTASKPLGTISVPTSTCTDAATYNFYASVPSALKGKSKKSQSSADSQLICMALESASVQSEDDRVAAGVGAASELKSLHLLVPAGDGNEVGKLVMAPVKISRCIHLSIASPAETSRAQKVKETSNTFEEKKLPRQPWHLLKGNFQPAGSRSNTASESASQVTEQKKETKRKVKSEDDNKSKKSKKV, encoded by the coding sequence ATGTCCAAGAGGTCACGATCCGACTCCGAGgcgagctcctcctcgtcgagcaccgGCGGCTCGTCGGTTGAAGCTCAAACAGCGTCGGTATCCACAGCAAAGCATCCTGCTTCTCGCAATCCTTCTAACATTGGCTACCGTCCACCACGAGGCTTCGAACGTGTCTCGTTCTCAACGTCTTCGCCTTTCCTTGAAAAGAAGCTCTCCGAttcgaagcagcagcagctctgGGCGGTACGCATTCCCGCCGGCGTTTCaccagctcagctcgacggAGTTGTTATCGACCTTCCGCACGAGTCATGCGACGTGCAAACTGCATCTAAACCACTTGGAACCATCTCGGTACCGACATCTACTTGCACAGACGCTGCTACGTACAACTTTTACGCCTCGGTACCATCAGCGCTCAAGGGCAAATCCAAGAAGTCTCAATCGAGCGCGGATTCGCAACTCATTTGTATGGCCTTGGAAAGTGCATCTGTTCAGAGTGAAGACGACAGGGTTGCAGCTGGCGTAGGAGCGGCATCAGAGTTGAAGAGTTTGCACTTGCTCGTTCCTGCAGGTGATGGGAATGAGGTGGGAAAACTCGTCATGGCACCTGTCAAGATTTCGAGATGCATTCATCTGTCGATCGCTTCGCCAGCAGAAACGAGCAGGGCGCAAAAAGTAAAGGAGACGAGCAACACGTTTGAAGAGAAAAAGTTGCCGCGACAGCCTTGGCATCTGCTAAAAGGAAACTTCCAGCCCGCCGGTAGCCGAAGCAACACAGCATCCGAATCAGCAAGCCAAGTCACGGAGCAGAAGAAAGAGACGAAACGCAAGGTCAAGTCCGAGGACGATAACAAGTCGAAAAAGTCCAAGAAGGTTTGA
- a CDS encoding uncharacterized protein (related to JSN1 - RNA-binding protein (pumilio family)): MQARFDGQGASLPNASPSTPASASTSTSALASQSSYFSRRAIQLQTPEDAFRSPPAYRTASIANDSDPIVEPAQSSRSNRGGRARAGTLPSSWGDAAPIIQQPSPIDRPPLLAHLSHGSGSNSKSDALLDLASRGALPQISAASDPAHFDPALTVSCSSQRLRSGSLTLPTANLANAFGPSFFSSNWQPTRSGLSTMTSAATEDDSNSPSQTNDTADPRFSFGNTDTLDYLGLSGADRREPNNHVAANANEALSHNSDTDRGFVDADAYLASVQLRNRSSTLGVHQLRPRLNNGDGRARSNSYLTSFAFSTAPTASESAPHSTSNSVGLHSGHVSGSQSPYAANAPQSSLLNTALQNRLHQYSAATSSPSSDFSNRASANASRPRATSMGVLDQPHSRAPALDHYLATPSAVQTGLESSLTPPAVLSHHRNRQVASAALASGSRADLYSDLSALFAGGRNRAGTIAAFSGPGGRARAEQELLRMTQMQYDASLTRESKSRPSSSSANEALANIDMYSSARPQQQRAAAQRSGANSPFVQPTRTLWIGHLRPTVTSSDLVHIFSRYGSIETVRLVPEKSCAFINYADLADAVRAREDVFGRMNGRLGLGTIGPEGQVRVGFGKPESLPQAGFGLFATASDTTGAPLDAYTSEVVGTEGGNQEPSRALWIGSIPSSTSIETLISIFAPFGPIESVRVLASKSCAFINYERLDDAMVARQTLHGRDVLGAELGPVRIGFAKVPANASDSHYGSLDSGSAEFQAAIEALSALAGAAPGASLDSKMISGLEELRYASTFDASSRQHLAPNALGSHGLARDLSADSARLVSSGATGRATGFPTHSSSNSIVPSSDKGGVPLPAAMKPKPTINDLQSLMRELDELDPNVEADVAQIARPRPLGTYFTRIPSVPELPPSKRFDNNRLKEVRKRLETPSCLASDADAIARDYLPCVVDLSSDFIGNTLVQKFFERCSEPMKKTMLTLIAPHLAMIGVHKNGTWAAQKIIDCTHADDQRVMIVQHIRPYVPPLLLDQFGNYVVQRLIPFGSPHSDFIFEAMVDRCWEVAQGRFGSRSMRTCLESSAVHKFHIKQVALAIVLNSVPLTTSQNGTLLVTWLLDASSLPGRFRLLAPRLAPHLANLCTHKLASQTVLRIISQKEDPDASRQLLGVLFGGERLQLLEEILVDQVHGSQFVTKLFAEANALQGTERQRCGDEVKALLLKHGLVNMPPYRPLAIEMGLVASMTPNSGPGTPYSQTGLNSSVPSAYDTTGLERQMGMMNVGTLATEGSAMRSTRRQLETDLDAWSQPSTATAQDSTHDPYNAVHTHHYQTQQLAQAQHQQHSQRQQQAPRQHSQQPRSLHSFRAYF, from the coding sequence ATGCAGGCTCGTTTTGACGGTCAAGGTGCCAGCTTACCCAATGCATCACCTTCAACAccagcatctgcatcaaCGTCGACATCGGCGTTAGCATCTCAGTCCTCGTATTTCTCCAGAAGAGCGATCCAGCTTCAGACCCCGGAGGACGCCTTTAGATCTCCACCTGCATATCGTACCGCCAGCATCGCAAATGACTCGGATCCCATCGTCGAACCTGCACAGAGCAGTCGCTCCAACCGTGGTGGCAGGGCTCGTGCCGGCACCTTGCCATCTAGCTGGGGCGATGCAGCTCCCATCATTCAACAACCCTCTCCGATAGATCGTCCGCCGCTGCTTGCACATCTCTCGCATGGCTCTGGTTCAAATTCCAAGAGTGACGCCTTGCTCGACCTTGCGAGCCGAGGCGCTCTCCCACAAATCTCAGCTGCTAGTGATCCTGCTCACTTTGACCCTGCTCTGACAGTGTCCTGCTCATCACAACGTCTCCGCTCCGGATCACTCACTCTCCCAACTGCCAACCTTGCCAATGCCTTTGGTCCGTCCTTCTTCTCTTCCAACTGGCAACCCACACGCTCTGGTTTAAGCACCATGACATCCGCTGCTACCGAAGACGATTCCAACTCTCCATCTCAAACAAACGATACCGCAGATCCCCGCTTTTCCTTCGGCAACACAGATACGCTCGACTATCTCGGTCTCAGCGGCGCGGACCGTCGCGAGCCAAATAATCATGTTGCCGCCAATGCAAACGAAGCTCTGAGCCATAATTCTGACACCGATCGTGGCTTTGTAGATGCAGATGCTTACCTGGCTTCGGTGCAACTGCGCAACCGCTCATCCACGCTCGGTGTTCATCAGCTCCGACCCCGGCTCAACAACGGTGACGGCCGTGcacgcagcaacagctACCTCACCTCTTTTGCATTTAGCACAGCTCCAACAGCCAGCGAGTCTGCCCCTCACTCGACCAGCAACTCCGTCGGCCTCCATTCTGGCCACGTCTCTGGCTCGCAAAGTCCGTACGCTGCCAACGCGCCGCAATCATCGCTCCTCAACACGGCCCTGCAAAACCGGCTCCACCAATACAGTGCTGCCACCTCGTCTCCATCTTCTGATTTTAGCAACCGTGCGTCTGCAAATGCTTCCAGACCAAGAGCTACCAGCATGGGTGTGCTCGATCAACCACATTCCCGCGCCCCTGCGCTGGACCACTACCTTGCCACTCCGTCTGCTGTACAGACTGGTCTCGAATCGAGTCTCACGCCACCAGCGGTGCTAAGCCATCATCGCAACCGTCAAGTAGCTTCAGCGGCGTTGGCTTCAGGGTCCAGAGCTGACTTGTACAGCGACCTTTCTGCTCTCTTCGCCGGTGGACGTAACCGTGCTGGCACCATCGCCGCCTTTTCGGGTCCCGGAGGCCGTGCTCGAGCCGAACAAGAGCTGTTGCGCATGACGCAGATGCAGTACGATGCCTCGCTTACACGAGAAAGCAAATCTCGCCCAAGCTCTTCGAGTGCCAACGAAGCACtcgccaacatcgacaTGTATTCATCCGCCCGACCACAACAGCAAAgggcagcagctcaaagaTCAGGCGCTAACTCTCCGTTCGTTCAGCCAACACGTACATTGTGGATCGGTCACCTTCGAccgacagtcacgagctCAGACCTCGTGCACATCTTTTCACGCTACGGCTCTATCGAGACTGTTCGACTTGTGCCTGAAAAGAGCTGCGCCTTTATCAACTACGCCGACCTCGCAGATGCCGTTCGCGCCAGAGAAGACGTCTTTGGGCGCATGAACGGGCGCCTAGGTCTCGGCACAATCGGACCAGAAGGCCAGGTGCGTGTCGGCTTCGGAAAGCCCGAATCGTTGCCCCAAGCAGGCTTCGGGCTCTTTGCGACAGCATCCGACACCACTGGAGCACCACTTGACGCGTACACCAGCGAAGTGGTCGGAACAGAGGGCGGAAATCAGGAGCCATCGCGCGCGCTCTGGATCGGGTCGATACCTTCCTCCACGTCCATCGAGACTCTGATCTCGATCTTTGCGCCATTTGGCCCTATCGAGAGCGTTCGCGTCCTGGCAAGCAAGAGTTGCGCATTCATCAACTatgagcgcctcgatgaCGCCATGGTGGCGCGCCAGACACTCCATGGCCGTGATGTTCTTGGCGCCGAGCTGGGCCCGGTGAGAATCGGCTTCGCCAAGGTGCCAGCGAATGCCTCGGACAGCCATTATGGCTCGCTCGATTCTGGCTCGGCCGAATTCCAAGCAGCAATCGAGGCATTATCTGCTCTGGCGGGAGCTGCTCCCGGTGCATCCTTGGATTCAAAGATGATCAGCGGACTCGAAGAGCTGCGTTACGCTTCCACCTTTGATGCTTCGTCACGGCAACACTTGGCGCCAAATGCGCTTGGTTCTCACGGACTGGCTCGCGATCTCAGCGCTGATTCTGCTCGACTCGTATCGTCAGGTGCGACCGGTCGAGCTACCGGATTTCCAACACACAGCTCATCTAACAGCATCGTTCCAAGCAGCGACAAGGGCGGTGTTCCTCTACCAGCCGCAATGAAGCCCAAGCCAACGATCAATGATCTGCAATCGCTGATGCGggagctcgacgagctcgatccGAATGTTGAAGCCGACGTCGCACAGATCGCTCGACCGAGACCGCTCGGCACCTATTTTACACGCATTCCATCAGTGCCAGAGCTGCCTCCGAGCAAACGCTTCGACAACAACAGGCTCAAAGAAGTGcgcaagcgtctcgagaCTCCCAGCTGCCTTGCATCCGACGCAGATGCTATCGCTCGTGACTATCTGCCctgcgtcgtcgatctctcGTCGGACTTTATTGGCAACACGCTGGTCCAGAAATTCTTCGAACGATGCAGTGAGCCCATGAAGAAGACAATGCTCACACTCATCGCGCCGCATTTAGCCATGATCGGCGTCCATAAGAACGGCACATGGGCGGCTCAAAAGATCATTGATTGCACGCACGCTGACGACCAACGAGTCATGATTGTACAGCATATTCGACCGTACGTGCCACCATTGCTGCTGGACCAATTCGGCAATTATGTGGTGCAGAGGCTCATTCCGTTTGGCAGTCCGCACAGCGACTTTATCTTCGAAGCCATGGTGGACAGATGCTGGGAAGTTGCGCAGGGTCGATTTGGGTCTCGGAGCATGCGGACATGTCTGGAATCATCTGCAGTGCACAAGTTTCACATCAAGCAGGTGGCGCTTGCGATCGTGCTCAATTCGGTTCCGCTGACAACGAGTCAGAATGGAACTCTGTTGGTGACTTGGCTGTTGGACGCATCGTCTCTACCGGGTAGATTTCGATTGCTTGCGCCTCGACTGGCACCTCATCTGGCAAATCTGTGCACGCACAAGCTCGCCTCACAGACGGTGCTCCGGATCATCAGTCAGAAGGAGGATCCAGATGCCTCGAGGCAGTTGCTTGGTGTTCTGTTCGGAGGTGAGAGGTTGCAGTTGCTGGAAGAGATTCTCGTCGATCAGGTGCACGGAAGTCAGTTTGTCACAAAATTGTTTGCAGAGGCAAACGCGTTGCAGGGAACGGAAAGGCAGAGATGCGGAGACGAGGTCAAGGCACTGTTGTTAAAGCACGGATTGGTCAACATGCCTCCGTACCGACCGTTGGCCATTGAAATGGGGCTGGTTGCTTCCATGACGCCTAACAGCGGACCTGGAACGCCTTACAGTCAAACAGGTCTGAACAGCAGCGTTCCAAGTGCCTATGACACCACTGGGCTAGAGAGACAAATGGGAATGATGAATGTCGGTACCTTGGCCACCGAGGGTTCAGCAATGCGCTCAACTAGAAGGCAGCTAGAGACCGACTTGGACGCCTGGTCGCAGCCATCTACGGCGACTGCCCAGGACTCCACTCACGATCCATACAACGCTGTCCATACTCACCATTATCAGACGCAACAGCTCGCTCAAGCacagcatcaacagcatTCGCAACGtcagcaacaagcaccACGACAGCATTCACAACAGCCGAGATCCTTGCATAGCTTCAGAGCCTACTTTTAA